A window of Bradyrhizobium sp. AZCC 1610 contains these coding sequences:
- a CDS encoding DUF1244 domain-containing protein has translation MTIDDKTRTELEAAVFRRLVSHLRARTDVQNIDLMNLAGFCRNCLSNWMKEEADAKGVAVSKDESREAVYGMPYEEWKAQHQGTATPEQLAAMKKVHPGH, from the coding sequence ACGACAAAACCAGAACGGAACTGGAAGCCGCCGTTTTCCGGCGCCTGGTCAGCCACCTGCGCGCCCGTACCGACGTCCAGAACATCGATTTGATGAATCTGGCCGGCTTCTGCCGCAACTGCCTGTCCAACTGGATGAAGGAAGAGGCCGACGCCAAGGGTGTCGCCGTCAGCAAGGACGAGAGCCGCGAGGCGGTCTACGGCATGCCCTATGAGGAGTGGAAAGCGCAACATCAGGGCACCGCCACCCCGGAGCAGTTGGCCGCGATGAAGAAGGTTCATCCCGGGCATTGA
- a CDS encoding DUF2312 domain-containing protein produces the protein MATSAAAAVQDEPATKFAKDQLKAIIERIERLEEEKKTISEDIRDVYAEAKGNGFDVKALRTIVRMRKQDANERAEQETILETYMQALGML, from the coding sequence ATGGCCACCTCCGCCGCTGCCGCCGTCCAGGACGAGCCCGCGACAAAATTCGCAAAAGACCAGCTCAAGGCCATCATCGAGCGCATCGAGCGTCTGGAAGAAGAAAAGAAGACGATCTCCGAAGACATCCGCGATGTCTATGCGGAAGCCAAGGGCAATGGCTTTGACGTCAAGGCGCTGCGCACCATCGTGCGGATGCGCAAGCAGGACGCCAATGAGCGCGCCGAGCAGGAAACCATTTTGGAGACCTACATGCAGGCGCTCGGGATGCTGTGA